Proteins encoded together in one Triticum dicoccoides isolate Atlit2015 ecotype Zavitan chromosome 7B, WEW_v2.0, whole genome shotgun sequence window:
- the LOC119340822 gene encoding probable glutathione S-transferase BZ2, whose translation MAGGDTKAEAGVRVLGGRMSPFTMRARMALELRGVAYELLEESFEPRKSDRLLAANPVYKKIPVLLLPDGRAVCESAVIAQYVDEAWPAAAGAGAAPLLPEDPYQRAMHRFWTAFVDDKFWPALDGASLAPTPEARAEAAAEARAALRHLEGAFAALSNGGTFFSGAVPGLLDIALGCFLPALRACERLSGAVLLDEAATPLLKKWSERFAGVDAVKPLLPETDEVVGFTRFLQAKFGVAGAN comes from the coding sequence ATGGCGGGAGGCGACACCAAGGCCGAGGCGGGGGTGCGCGTGCTGGGCGGGCGGATGAGCCCGTTCACAATGCGGGCGCGCATGGCGCTGGAGCTGCGCGGGGTCGCGTACGAGCTCCTGGAGGAGAGCTTCGAGCCGCGCAAGAGcgaccgcctcctcgccgccaACCCCGTCTACAAGAAGATCCCCGTCCTGCTCCTCCCCGACGGCCGCGCCGTCTGCGAGTCCGCCGTCATCGCGCAATACGTCGACGAGGCCTGGCCCGCCGCCGCTGGAGCCGGCGCCGCGCCCCTGCTGCCCGAAGACCCCTACCAGCGCGCGATGCACCGCTTCTGGACCGCATTCGTCGACGACAAGTTCTGGCCGGCGCTCGACGGCGCCTCCCTGGCGCCCACCCCGGAGGCTCGCGCCgaggccgccgccgaggcccgtgCCGCGCTGCGGCACCTCGAGGGGGCCTTCGCCGCGCTCAGCAACGGCgggaccttcttctccggcgccgtgCCGGGGCTGCTCGATATCGCGCTCGGTTGCTTCCTGCCGGCGCTCAGGGCCTGCGAGCGCCTCAGCGGCGCCGTCCTGCTGGACGAGGCTGCCACACCGCTCCTCAAGAAGTGGAGCGAGAGGTTCGCGGGCGTCGACGCAGTCAAGCCGCTCCTGCCCGAGACGGACGAGGTTGTCGGCTTCACAAGATTCCTTCAGGCTAAGTTCGGCGTCGCGGGCGCAAATTAA